AAAGCTATCACAAATCCCATTCAGTAGTGCATTGGCTTTCAATTGCTGGTTAAAATGTAATCCATTTATAATTACAAAATGTGCATTCTCGGAATATTTGCAATTTAAATCGTCAGTTTTGATAATTTTCCATATCTACttagttttatatatttcaaattTACTTAAACCATTTTGTATCCTTATTGAAGTTTCAGAAATTGTGTCAGCATCTACATTTGTAACGTGTTTGTGCTCCATCTCATTTGTGTTGGTCTGAAAGTTTGTATAAACAAGGACCGTCTACTTTAAAAAGTATTCAACTATCTTTTTTTTGGCTCTCCAATAGTGTCCCAGCAAGACATTTGGAAGTTTTGAGTCCACAAAGGGTTTCCCAGATAATGTGATCCAGTTTGCGCGTCACCACCCTCTGATGTACAACCCGGTCTACCCAATGAGCAGACGGCCCGTCTTCGTCAGAACTAACGTAGACTACAGCTTCACACAGATTGCTGTGGACAGAGTCAACGCTGCAGATGGACAATATGATGTCATGTTTATTGGCACAggtaaatgaaatgttttcagtTCTAACTTAGCTTTAAATGTAATACATTATGTGTGACTTGATGAACTGCATCTCTTTTTTCAGACAAAGGGACGGTACTAAAGGTGATCAATGTCCCCAAAGAGAACTGGAACAACATGGAGGAACTCCTACTGGAAGAGCTAGAGGTCTTCAAAGTGAGAAAACTATAAAAAAGCTAATTTATTCTCGATACAAGCACTGTATCGACAATGTGTCGAGAGACACTACTGATGTATCTTAAAATgcagtttttttataattcaaatgtattaatatatttgaTGTTTAGCATGGAAATTAATTTGCTGTATCTCATCTGCTCTAAAGGATGCCTCGTCCATCATCAACATGCAGATCTCCTCAAAACGGGTATGTTTGTTTTAAACTTAAAATAATTGATGAAAATATGGAACATTGTGGCTCTCTTTGCTTTAGAGAATATTGATCTTTGTATAACTAAGGTAAAAACCAAGGAAGGCAGTTCTACAAGCTCAGGCCACACTTAAATGAAGGTGTATTGTGTAGAGCTTGTACCGCATGGGCTAAGCGTAGCACACCCTTCAGCAGTTTGCAGGAGGAAGCTGCTTGTTGAGGAGATTGAGAGGCAAGAAGAAGCAGCTAGATGTGCAAGAACAGTTTTGCTGGTAAAGCAGGTCGAGTTGGATGAGTTGGGGAAAGTGTGGAAAAAGAAACTCAGCTGGAGGAAAGTATGGGGCAACATGTAATGTGCTTCCATCTCCCCAAAGTCTTGGATGGAAAATAGAGTCAAGACCCAAACACGTCCTTTAGGTACAGCTTCCCTTCAGCATGTTCTATCAGGGAATAAACTCTCAAAGCCGATAACCTTGTAGATATAAGCAGGCACTCAAGTATCTAGTAGCAGCCACTGAGTGTAAGCGCCTCTGTTCTTGGTGAGAGTAAAAGCTAAATGacagcttaacccttgtgttgccttagggtcattttgacccgaatcaatattacaccctccccccgccttaggattaatttgaccccattcaatgtttaatgtcggtgttctttcggtagtcaacaaacaaacataaagtgcctcacacttaaaacttggaaaacaatattaattctaataattttctggaggttttaattgctggcgtcaaattgaacccaaagggtaaaatatgttaggaaatataaaggtaacaggagggtgaaacattgaatcgggtcaaaatgacccaaaggcggggggagggtgtaatattgattcgggtcaaaatgaccctaaggcaacacaagggttaaaggtaaGTTAAGTCGGAACTAGAGAATGGCGTTGCCTGTGATGGGGCACAGTAAATGTATTCCTAACTATTAACAATACCAATGCCACAAGAACGGGAGGCAAGCATTCATTTTGCGCATTTGTGACCGTGAGGTAAATTTAGTGTATAATTTTAGGTCCTGAAACTCTCTATTGCAACTTGTCCCTCCACTGTGTCCTCACAGCAACAGTTGTATCTGGGCTCAGACACCGGCATTGCCCAGGTTCCACTGCACCGCTGCAGTGTGTATGGGAAGGCCTGCGCTGAGTGCTGCCTGGCCAGAGACCCATACTGCGCCTGGGACGGAACATCCTGTACTCGCTACCTGCCAAACACCAAGAGGTGTGTGACCCAAAcactaataacacacacaaacacacacctgatgtaCCATTTATGACAATGAGCAGGACAAACACAGTAAAAACTGTTGTCATTTCAAAGTAGTAAATTGTAATTGCCTCCTTTTACAGACGTTTCCGTCGCCAGGATGTAAGGAACGGAGACCCCAACACCCTGTGCTCTGGAGGTATtcttcataatatatagttttgTCTGATTGGTCAACTGAAAACATAAATGaaagttttttaaagtttactGAGGATATTCACAAACTAAAGCTTTCCCCGGATCCTGATCTGACTCAAGAGTCTTGGCATCTAACGTCTCACGGTCTGTGTGCCAAAAAATCTCAAAGCCTTCAACCTTTTGCCCCTGGTGACCTCTGTCCTCCCAGACCACAATACCAGCATTCTGCTGCTATCTATCTTTCTGCCAGAAAACTAAATCCGGAAAATCTCTCAAACTCTAGGAGCTCCTAGATTGCATGTGGCATGCAAGCCGGGTTGTGTAAAACTAATGAAGGTCAGAGTGATTGTCTCTGATGAGTTATTGCCCGGAAGCACTGACCAGAGGTCAATTTAACGCCATTGATTTCACAATAAGTTGTGTATTCTGATCCAATTACAGTCTTAATGGGTGGATATATTTTAGAAATTCTCTTCACCATTAGcgagagtatatatatacatatatatgctcaAACTTCTCAGGTTAATATTTGGGGCACAAACACTGATGCTTTGTCATCGCTAAACCTCATCACTTAGATTGACAACATCGATGAATAAACACTTCCAGGACCAAAAGAGTCCTTTTGTTTGGCGTCACACATCAAACATGTGAACAAGTTTTCAAATATTCACCAATGTTCTGCAGGATGCAGTCATTTCGTGATTAGAGTGAACTTTCCCATCCACAGCCATCCGAGGCTTTCATCAGTGCTAACTTAGATTATTAAGATAAGACCTCTACTGGGCAAATAACTGTGCTTTACACTTTTCTTGTGTGCCACTGATGCATAAATGCATGTGCTTACAAGACTGAAGACCCAATAACTTTCTCAAATTGAATCTGAGATTTGGTTTAGCATTCACATAATCAGCTCAAGTTGTTTCTGTCCCATAACATCCCGTCTTTCCTTGATATGACCTGTCCAGGTCTTTCCTTCCCTGTCTTGCTTTATCCATTTGTTTAGCTCCTTTCTCTATCCTGTcctgcccccttttggatttTCAATTCTCCTGGATTGTTATTAGTGAGTGGATGCCCTTGATTTTAGTAGATCCCATAATGTACTTGTCTCTGCTGCCCCCTACAGACCACCATAAGCACCGTGttgcagagaggaagctgtatGGAGTTGAGGGAAGCAGCACTTTCTTGGAGTGTATCCCTAAGTCCCTTCAGGCCAGAGTCACCTGGACCTTCCAGAAACATCCACAGAACCCACGTGAAGAGGTGAGAGGGATGGTGGACAGTGGAGAGAGGTTATAACTAAGAGAACTGATGGGAACATTGACCAAATTCCAAAAAGGTTTTACATGAAGTCATGAAGCCAATGTGCAGTAAGTCTAAACATTTATTATGATtcttgcaaaaacaaaaacatgtatccatgtttaattatttttccCACGTGGCACTGCTTTTCCCACAAGCAGTGCCACTCATGTTAATGTCTTCTGACAACGAACTGCAATTGgatcattttagttttttggagTCCTTGGAGATAGTCATTATTGCAGAAGGCAAATCAAATTAAAGAGCATTCAACTTACAGTATACTGGGTACAATGCTGCGAACCTTCACAGATTAGGTTTTAAATGCAAGCTTCTTTTGCAGTTACAATGTGGGCTTTATTCTATAATTATGCATTGACTGCCATATGTGCAGGTCTGTTTAGAGTCATTGTCAGATCCACAACATGTCTGTTCTCTTAGCTCTTCCAAAAATCCATGTCAGAATCATTTTTACACCTGTGCATGACACTTTAGTGGATGCCATTGGTGCCAAAAAACACTTTTACAAATAGAAAAAATGGCACAAAGTCCAGCTCCAACATTTCTGTTTCCCAGGTTCGTCTAGATGACCGCATTCTCCATACAGATAGAGGCCTGCTGATTCGTCGAGTCCTGAAGAGGGATGTGGGCATCTACCAATGCCATGCCATGGAGCACGGCTTCACACAAACCTTACTAGGCATCACCTTGGAAGTTGTACCTTCAACATCCTCAGTCTCCAATCTACCCTCCGATGCCCCTGTCCGATTAGAACCCCGCAGTGGAGGTGGGCCCCCGATGACCAATCAAAAGCTTTGGTATCGGGACTTCATGCAGCTGGTGGATCACCCTAACCTGAGCACTGTTGACCAGATTTGTGAGCAAGTTTGGGCACGAAAGAATGCCGGCAGTGACCAAGGGGATAAGACAGTTGCTGCTCTGGGGAAGGCTGCCCCTCCTCTGGTCCCTGCTGTCCGCCCAGCTAACAAGAAGTGGAAGCATCTTCAGGAGATAAGGAAGGGGAGAAACCGCCGGACCCACGATGGGAAGCCGAATCCTCGGGCGCCTCGCAGTGCCGGGAAATAACAACGCCGAGAAAGACACAGGATGAAAAGAATGACTAatacaagaaagaaaagaggaaaatgaTAAAACGAGACGGAGAGACCAAGAACTCCTGGAGGTGttaacacatacagacacaaacacacagcaccTCCTCTATTGTGCATATTTATCCATGGACGTGCCACTATAGGGTACCCCGATCTCTGAGCGCTTGTCTCACTGGCCAGCCCCTGCATGTGCTGCCTTACAGCTCAAAATGATTCTGCACGATCCCTTTACACTGATCCACTAGCATAGTTGAGGTTCCATGCAGGATACATGGGAGTGAACCCACCTTTATCCGCGGGCAATAAACTTACACTCGCCTGCCACTGACTGTATATGGAAAGTGGGTCGGCGACACAGAAATCCCACGTTTTGTTGTCTACTTCATGCTAACTACACAATGTTACATGCGGACCGTGGCTCATAGAATGGACATCTAAACTCTAAACTGCACTATGCAGAACAAAAACAGCCCCCAAAGTGTTGGATGAGAGTACTGCACATTATGGGAGGGAATACAGAAACTGGAATATACTGGAAAGTAATGGTCTCTAACTGGAAACACATTTGATTGCAACTATTTATGTGCAGCTGCAAATGCAGTCAGACAAATAAACACGTTAAAACATTGTTATGACACAAACAGATAAACTGATCAATTTTCCGTGGTGTTCTTGTTGCACACATTTCCAGTAACCACACGTTTCACATGGGTTTGTGTGCATAATGCAGTCACAGAAGACGTATAAATGTCAGCAGTGTGGGGTAGCCTGTGGAACAGATCAGCTTGTTGCAAAACAGGTTATACTATAgtagttttaaaataaaatacacaatacaatgcaAGTTGGTTAGAGAGCAGTTGATGCTGGCAAGCTATAATGATATTGCTTTACTGGTCCAAACCACTAAAGAGGGGTGGAAAAACTACTGGCATTCCACAATGTGCAAGAAAGATGAGATGTTTACAGGAATCAGGCAAAGTTGAAGCACCAATAATGAATTCACAAAAGCAAATAAAAGCCCAAACAAGACCTGGATTACATCTTTACATCTTGTCGCATTTTTTAACATACACAAGAGCTTTGACAAGATCAAAACCTCACCCTAAAAGGTGCTATTTATTGGTTTTGTTTTTGGCtgcgttaaatgttttgtgcaTTAATATAAAGGATAAATCATGAACTtggtggttggggggggggggacattgaTACAATGAGGTGATAGAGGGAAGTGGACACCAGTAAGACAACCCATGTTTCTGGGCTacagtacagtatatatatacacactatatatatatatatatatattagcatgATATTTATGAGTGAAACTATGATTTTGTTTCGTATTCTAAACGGTACTTCTACCCCTTGCTCTTTTACACTGTTCTTGCATATTGTTTGTGATAAATAGATATATGCAAGTAATATGAGATAAGCCACCGGCCAACTCCTCATTCAACACTACAAAATGCACAGAAAGCTGTTCTGtgctacccacaatgcatttcaCTCTCcatcaaaaacaaaatgttcatCCGACTTATTACACTGTTGGAATCCCTTCTCAACGTAGTGTTACAGTCATTAATATCATTGCCTTTTGCTGCTTTATATCATCTCTTCGTGATGGACAATTAGTACGATATGgtcttccttctctccatctttagtacaatctctctctctgtgtgtattatcTGTAAAGAAAACTGTTTGTTGCTTGTCTGTGCTAACATGTCGTGTGTAGCGTGCCTCCTTAGTGTCCATTGTGTGTACAAGCTCAGGTGAAGAGCCTACCTATGATACCATACTTTACTATATCATAGTCTATCCACAACTGGCCATGTTAGATAAAACATGAATTAGTGTTTTACATTCATGACTCAATATGATTTTTACGACGATTTTTTGGTCTAATTTGTGTTTCTGACACAAATTCTTCAGAAGTATCGTGTCTTGAAATGTTCAGTATACTGAAATTAAACGCGTCTGTGGTCATTATTTCACACAGtccctgacagcagcaggcagCACAAAAAAGGTCTACGAGTGGATTTTAGATGTATGGAttcattgttgttatttatgtACCTTCTTCATAGAGATGTAATTAACTCTTTAAACTGAACTGATTGACTGACTCTTGTAAAAGGGACACTGCACTTTGACAACACAGCCAGGATTTACTGCAAAGTGATGgcatgaaaaaaataatcaaaacaagttaaacattttaatgttttcGGCATTTCAAGTGTAGAACTAATTGAGGTTATTCTACTAAATCACTAAAAGGAGATTATTACAATGGTTGTGATGTCAAATATGCGTGACTCTCTTTTAAGCCAGCT
The genomic region above belongs to Pseudoliparis swirei isolate HS2019 ecotype Mariana Trench chromosome 9, NWPU_hadal_v1, whole genome shotgun sequence and contains:
- the sema3b gene encoding semaphorin-3B; protein product: MMTMMMMMVAMMVTSSCLFLLGLATANASSGTMTRTSSVSTSSSSSSSPRMKLSYKELQQFHGVRRFELERSCCFSALLLDEERGRLFVGAKNFLLSLSLDNIVKQEHKIYWPAPVDWREECNWAGKDITSDCVNYVKIVHHFNRTHLYACGTGAFHPTCAFVEVGHRMEDNVFRIDPSKVEDGKGKSPYDPRHNAVSVLVGDELYAGVATDLMGRDFTIFRSLGKRPSIRTEQHDSRWLNEPKFVGSFWVPESENPDDDKVFFFFRETAVEAQGLGKSTYSRIGQLCRNDMGGQRSLVNKWTTFLKTRLICSVPGADGSDTYFDELRDVFLLQTRDRKNPLVYTVFSTSSSVFKGSAVCLYSMNDIRRAFLGPFAHKEGPNYQWVPFQGKVPYPRPGMCPSKTFGSFESTKGFPDNVIQFARHHPLMYNPVYPMSRRPVFVRTNVDYSFTQIAVDRVNAADGQYDVMFIGTDKGTVLKVINVPKENWNNMEELLLEELEVFKDASSIINMQISSKRQQLYLGSDTGIAQVPLHRCSVYGKACAECCLARDPYCAWDGTSCTRYLPNTKRRFRRQDVRNGDPNTLCSGDHHKHRVAERKLYGVEGSSTFLECIPKSLQARVTWTFQKHPQNPREEVRLDDRILHTDRGLLIRRVLKRDVGIYQCHAMEHGFTQTLLGITLEVVPSTSSVSNLPSDAPVRLEPRSGGGPPMTNQKLWYRDFMQLVDHPNLSTVDQICEQVWARKNAGSDQGDKTVAALGKAAPPLVPAVRPANKKWKHLQEIRKGRNRRTHDGKPNPRAPRSAGK